Proteins found in one Triticum urartu cultivar G1812 chromosome 4, Tu2.1, whole genome shotgun sequence genomic segment:
- the LOC125551366 gene encoding pollen receptor-like kinase 3 gives MVMVILILAFRLSTLLLLLLAGGRVVVAAEPDASPPGTEAAALLRLKASFKDPTNALEAWSPLLPPAPCNAARPWPGVQCYKGSLIGLRLVHLNLSGAFDFAALANLPGLHSINLRRNAFAGPIPASLATVRSLRALYLSHNAFTGPIPGDVFANMRWLKKLYLDNNDLSGPLPAAAIAGAPRLIELHLDHNKIEGAVPELLPKSLRLFNVSHNRLTGVLPRSVATRFNESAFAGNPTLCGAPGSDAKACAPVAAPVAAPAPSSMPPMTAADYFAVEDETSIVVVIGIILLVIALVSGAMVLMLQQDEQRNSAPPPAYYDAPVASGGIAPKPAVTAAPRTSGVAMETGGSSRGGSSSQGSARGGAGGKRMDEFVLMSKSSGEFGLQDMMKASAEVLGNGTLGSAYKAAMRNGITVAVKRMRDMNRVGREEFENHLRVLGELRHPNVLAPLGYHYRKEEKLIVSELMPRGSLLYVLHGDQSPNRVVLDWPTRLRIALGVARGMAYLHEKLGMPTMRFVSMDGADFDAPPPPPPHGNLKSGNILLDANLEPHIADYGFFPLVNAPQAPQALFAFRSPEAVAVLQQQQRVPVSARSDVYCFGVVLLELITGRFPSQYLLNARGGTDVVHWAAAAVTEGSEHEVIDPVIAAAGGGSAVQLVRIAVECTDPAPESRPNMAEVARMVEEVASASGAS, from the exons ATGGTCATGGTCATCCTCATCCTAGCCTTCCGGCTCTCcactcttctcctcctcctcctcgcggGCGGCCGGGTCGTGGTCGCCGCTGAGCCTGATGCCTCCCCACCAGGcaccgaggcggcggcgctcctGCGCCTCAAGGCGTCGTTCAAGGACCCGACCAACGCGCTAGAGGCGTGGTCACCGTTGTTGCCCCCGGCGCCGTGCAACGCCGCTAGACCTTGGCCTGGGGTGCAGTGCTACAAGGGCAGCCTCATCGGCCTCCGGCTGGTGCACCTTAACCTCTCCGGCGCATTCGACTTTGCTGCGCTCGCCAACCTACCGGGCCTGCACTCAATCAACCTCAGGCGCAACGCCTTCGCAGGCCCGATACCGGCGAGCCTCGCCACCGTCCGCAGCCTCCGTGCGCTGTATCTGTCGCACAACGCCTTCACCGGCCCTATCCCCGGCGACGTGTTTGCCAACATGCGCTGGCTCAAGAAGCTCTACCTCGACAACAACGACCTGTCCGGCCCGCTGCCAGCGGCCGCCATCGCCGGCGCGCCGCGCCTCATCGAGCTCCACCTCGACCACAACAAGATCGAGGGCGCCGTCCCCGAGCTCCTCCCCAAGTCTCTCCGGCTGTTCAACGTGTCGCACAACCGCCTCACGGGCGTGCTCCCGCGCTCTGTCGCCACGCGGTTCAACGAGTCGGCGTTTGCCGGTAACCCAACCCTGTGCGGGGCTCCAGGGAGCGACGCCAAGGCCTGCGCACCAGTGGCCGCACCGGTGGCCGCGCCGGCGCCCTCGTCGATGCCGCCGATGACGGCGGCGGACTACTTCGCCGTGGAGGACGAGACCAGCATCGTCGTCGTGATCGGTATCATCCTGCTCGTCATCGCGCTGGTCTCCGGGGCGATGGTCCTCATGCTGCAGCAAGACGAGCAGCGGAACAGCGCGCCGCCGCCGGCGTACTACGACGCCCCTGTCGCCAGCGGCGGCATCGCCCCCAAGCCGGCCGTGACAGCCGCGCCTCGCACCTCAGGGGTGGCGATGGAAACAGGCGGGTCCAGccgcggcggcagcagcagccaGGGCTCGGCACGTGGTGGTGCCGGCGGCAAGCGGATGGACGAGTTCGTCCTGATGAGCAAGTCGAGCGGCGAGTTCGGGCTGCAGGACATGATGAAGGCTTCGGCGGAGGTGCTCGGCAACGGCACACTCGGGTCCGCGTACAAGGCCGCCATGCGAAACGGCATCACCGTGGCCGTGAAGCGCATGCGCGACATGAACCGCGTCGGCCGCGAGGAGTTCGAGAACCACCTCCGCGTGCTCGGAGAGCTCCGCCACCCCAACGTGCTCGCTCCCCTCGGCTACCATTACCGCAAGGAGGAGAAGCTCATCGTCTCTGAGCTCATGCCACGCGGCAGCCTCCTCTACGTCCTCCACG GGGACCAGAGCCCCAACAGGGTGGTGCTGGACTGGCCGACGCGGCTGAGGATCGCCCTCGGCGTGGCGCGGGGCATGGCATACCTCCACGAGAAGCTGGGCATGCCGACGATGCGGTTCGTGAGCATGGACGGCGCCGACTTCGAtgcgccgcccccgccgccgcctcacGGGAACCTCAAGTCCGGAAATATCCTCCTCGACGCCAACCTGGAGCCGCACATCGCGGACTACGGCTTCTTCCCGCTCGTCAACGCGCCGCAGGCGCCTCAGGCCTTGTTCGCGTTCCGATCGCCGGAGGCTGTCGCCGTGCTCCAGCAGCAACAGCGCGTGCCTGTTTCGGCCAGGTCCGACGTGTACTGCTTCGGCGTCGTGCTGCTCGAGCTCATCACGGGGAGATTCCCCTCGCAGTACCTCCTCAACGCGCGCGGTGGCACAGACGTCGTACACTGGGCGGCTGCGGCGGTGACCGAGGGCAGCGAGCACGAGGTCATCGACCCCGTCATCGCCGCGGCCGGCGGGGGCTCCGCCGTGCAGCTGGTGCGTATCGCCGTTGAATGCACCGACCCCGCGCCGGAGAGCCGGCCCAACATGGCAGAGGTGGCGAGGATGGTGGAAGAGGTCGCCAGCGCCTCCGGCGCGTCGTGA